In the genome of Hydrogenophaga sp. PBL-H3, the window CCCGGCTCGGTGGTGAAAAAGAAGGCGCAGGAAGAGGCCGACCACATCGAGGCCACCACCGGCCGCAAGCCCGGCAAGAAGGAAACCAAGGCGCTGCGCGAAGACGCGCTGCTGGCCCTGCTCCCGCAGGCGTTTGCACGCCAGATGAACGTGTGGATCTGGCTCGACCTGGAGGCCGGCTGGCTCGTGACCGATGCCAGCAGCCAGGGCAAGATCGACGAGGTCGTGACCGCCCTGGTGCGCGCCTTCGACGGCCTGGTCATCACACTGCTGCAGACCGCCGTGACGCCGCAAACCGCCATGACGCAATGGCTCTCGGCCACCACGCCCGACGAATGGCCGGGCGGCTTCGCGGTGGAGCGCGAGTGCGAACTGAAATCGGGCGACGAAGAAAAGTCGTCGGTGAAATTCACCCGCCACAACCTCGCCACCGACGAGGTGCGCCAGCACATCACCGAAGGCAAACTGCCCACGCGCCTGGCGCTGAGCTGGGAAGGCCGCATCGGCTTCGTGCTCACCGAGTCGCTGCAGTTGAAGAAGATCAACTTCCTCGAAGGTGTGTTCGACGGCCGCCCGGACGAAGGCGAGAACGGCTTTGATGCAGACGTGGCCCTCTCCACTGGCGAACTGCAGAAGCTGTTACCCGAACTCGTCGAGGCGCTGGGC includes:
- a CDS encoding recombination-associated protein RdgC, which produces MFKNVTIYRIAPGWTATVADMEAALDAARFKPCGATQDKSVGWVEPRGEAHGPLVESVAGQRILKLQIETKGVPGSVVKKKAQEEADHIEATTGRKPGKKETKALREDALLALLPQAFARQMNVWIWLDLEAGWLVTDASSQGKIDEVVTALVRAFDGLVITLLQTAVTPQTAMTQWLSATTPDEWPGGFAVERECELKSGDEEKSSVKFTRHNLATDEVRQHITEGKLPTRLALSWEGRIGFVLTESLQLKKINFLEGVFDGRPDEGENGFDADVALSTGELQKLLPELVEALGGEMAFGAAPAGDAPSAAQPAAVTADGDDEGPPF